In Gammaproteobacteria bacterium, the genomic window ACCAGCACCTTGGTGTTCGAAGGCGGTGGCGCGGTGAACGAATACGTGGGCGGCTACGAGGACTGGCTGCGGCAGCGTCCTGCGCCGGTGGCAGCAAAAAAGCGGCCGGACAAATCCAAAACCGAAGCCAAACCCACCCGGCCCAAAGCAAAAAAACTTTCATACAAGGCTCAACGGGAGCTGGAAGCGCTGCCCGCTGTGATCGAGACGCTGGAATCGGAGCGCGATGCGCTGCATGCCAAAATGAGTTCGCCAGCGTTTTATCAGACCCAGCAGTCCGTCATCAGCGCCGCGCAGTCACGCCTGAGCGAGCTGGACGATGAGCTGTCCCGGGCGTATGCCCGCTGGGAGACTTTGGAAGCGTTGAAGGAACAACTGCAACACGCTTGAGGCGCGCCCAGCGCCCTCTTTTTCAAAGGGGGGGAAGATGGACTGTGCCGATGCTTCACCCGACAGCAATGACTCACACCCTTACCCCCAAGACGCGGAGCCCGCAGAGGAATCCCCTTTTGTTTGAAAAGCCAGGTTTCCTGTGTGCATCGTGCCTTTTTGGGTGAACTGAATGACGCGGCATCCGCAACAAGGAGCACCATGAGCACCGCCATCGACACCAAATGGGGCACGCCCTCACCCGTCCATGACCCCTATGCCCTTGCCCACTTTCAGGCCCGTCCCAGCGACGTGCTCATCACCACGGCGCCCAAGGCCGGCACCACCTGGATGATGCAGATTCTGCATCAGCTGCGCAGCGGCGGTGATGCCGGTTTTGCCAGTATTTTCGACGTGGTGCCGTGGCTGGAGTTTCCCGGCGACGGGCGCCCCTGGCAGGAGCGGCTGGCGGAGTTTGAACGTATTCCCAATCCCCGTGTGTTCAAAACCCATTGCACCTGTCCGCAAACACCCGGCGTCGACAAAGTGCGTATCGTGCTCACCTCGCGCGATCCGCGCGACTGCTGCGTGAGCATGTATCACCACCAGCTCAATATGACGGATGAGGCCCGCGCACGCATGGGCGTGCCGGTGCCCACATCGTTCGACGCGTTCTTCGACAGATGGATGGGCTTCGGTTCCTGGTTTCGCAACGTGGCGAGCTGGTGGCCCCGGCGCGACGCAGACAATATTCTCTGGTTGCGCTATGAAGACCTGGTGCGGGATTTGGGCGCCGCTGTCGACCGGCTGTTGACGTTTCTCAACTGGACGCTTACGGCGACGCAAAGAGAACGCGTGCTGGAATATTGTTCTTTCGACTGGATGAAACGCCACGGCGACAAATTCAACGCCCGCCTGCCGAACGGCAAGCCTGTTTTCAAACCGGAATCGTTTATCCGAAAAGGCGCGGTGGGTGATCACAAGACGTTACTGCGGCCGGAGCAGGAACAGGCTGTCCTGGAGCGCGTTGTGCGGGAACTGCCGGCGGAGTGTGTGGCTTTTCTCGGATTGAACCCACGGTCCCGCCGCTGAAACGCCAAGGTGGACGGTTTTGCCGCACACCTCAACCGTTGCGGGGGGGTGGTTCTTCGTTCTGGCGGGTCTGCGGCGGCGCCACGTCCCAAGCCTGATCCTGTAGTTCCAGAAGGTCGTGATCGTCTTTGCGGATCAAGGCCTCCAGCTCTTCCCTGAGCTGTTTTGCGCGGGACATGTACAGCGACTCGTCGTGTTTCAAAGCGGCCAGTTCTCTCCGGGCCGCAACATCGTGCCGCTTGAAAGTGCGCGCCGCGCGGCTGGCCTGATAGGCGCGAAAGCCCAGCAGGCGCAAGGCCTCCTCGCCCAGGTCCAGGGCGCTGCCGAACATCTCGCGATAAACATGCGGGACATCCCGTTGAATCAACTCATAGGCGTGAAAGCGGCTGATGGCCCGCGCCAGAATTTTTAAATGGGGATAGTGCTGGCGGGCGTGCTCTGCGATGTGCAAAGCTTTTTCTTCGTCGTCAATGGCGATGACCAGCAGTTTCGCCTGCCCGGCCCCGGCCGCGTGCAGCAGTTCCGGGCGGCCGGCATCGCCGTAGAACACTTTGAATCCGAATTTTTTGAGAAACCCGATCCGGGAGGCATCGTGGTCCAGCACCGTGGTGCCCACGCCGTTGGCGTGCAGCAAGCGGCCCACGAGCTGGCCGAAGCGGCCGAAGCCGAGAATGATGACGGGGTTGTCGTGCTCGTCGATGACATCGGCCGCGCCGGCGGCCATGTCCGGCGCCAGGCGGGGTTGTACCCACTTGTCGTTGATCAGCATCAACACCGGCGTCAGCAACATGGAAACGGCCACACACAGCACCAAGGGGTTGCTGATATTGGCGTCCATCACGCCGGACTGGGTCGCCAGGGCGGACAGCACGAAGGCAAACTCACCGCCCTGGGCCAGGGCCAGGGAAAACAAAACATTGTCGCGGCTGGGCAGGCGGAAGACACGGCCCACCGCCAGCAACACGGCGAGCTTGATCAGCACCAGCGCCACCACGATGGCGGCGATGACTTCGGGATACCGGCGCAGCAGATCGAAATCGATACTTGCCCCCACCGAGATGAAAAACAATCCCAGCAGCAGACCCTTGAACGGTTCGATATTGGATTCCAGCTCGTGGCGGTACTCGCTCTCCGCTAACACCACCCCGGCGAGAAACGTGCCCAAAGCAGGGGGCAGCCCCAGGCTTTGCATGGCCAGGGCGATGCCGATGACCAGCAGCAAGGCCGCCGCGGTGAACATCTCCCGCAGCCTGCTCTGGGCGATATAGCGCAGCACCGGTCGCACCAGGTAATAGCCGCCCATCACATCGTCCACGCGTGCGCCGTCACGCAAGGCACGCAGCACGTTGCATAGCGGGTGGCCGCATCGTCCAACAGCGGCGAGCGGTGCAGCTTGTCGGTGGCGTGCACCACGAAGGGTGGCAGATAGCGCATGCCGCACAGGTCGGCCGTGCGCCTGAACGGGGCCAGCAACTCGGACATGGTGGGATGGGACACCCCGTCATAGGCGGCGCGCTCCCCGCCGGTGGTGGTGGCCGTAAGCAGCCATTTGCCGTGCAA contains:
- a CDS encoding sulfotransferase domain-containing protein, encoding MSTAIDTKWGTPSPVHDPYALAHFQARPSDVLITTAPKAGTTWMMQILHQLRSGGDAGFASIFDVVPWLEFPGDGRPWQERLAEFERIPNPRVFKTHCTCPQTPGVDKVRIVLTSRDPRDCCVSMYHHQLNMTDEARARMGVPVPTSFDAFFDRWMGFGSWFRNVASWWPRRDADNILWLRYEDLVRDLGAAVDRLLTFLNWTLTATQRERVLEYCSFDWMKRHGDKFNARLPNGKPVFKPESFIRKGAVGDHKTLLRPEQEQAVLERVVRELPAECVAFLGLNPRSRR